One window of Triticum dicoccoides isolate Atlit2015 ecotype Zavitan chromosome 5A, WEW_v2.0, whole genome shotgun sequence genomic DNA carries:
- the LOC119299856 gene encoding uncharacterized protein LOC119299856 gives GDLPPLLLNPTQSRFDSVQRRNPSYIAAAATHCQSPHSTTPSSCPDSRTGVDTASVKMSMNPFCEIVVDEALRLCEAGATSKVVTATVGPAQAADTLCTALTMGADHAVHVLHDPDPDPARPLLPLVVAKIIRALTLQETPGLLILGKQVLRSASIQVLPLGEVAHRSAKGFVSEDEFLSIPEFSTNRSPRLLRMVDGLNFKEFVSFLSTFSARASLQQKIELRFKVYDIYGKGKVSFKDLVQILRDLTGSSMSEKQREVRLTFRG, from the exons GGcgacctccctcccttgctcctcaaCCCAACCCAATCCCGGTTCGATTCAGTTCAGAGACGAAACCCCTCCTACATCGCCGCTGCGGCCACACACTGCCAATCCCCTCACTCCACCACGCCTTCTTCTTGTCCCGATTCCCGGACGGGCGTCGACACGGCCAGCGTCAAGATGTCCATGAACCCCTTCTGTGAGATTGTCGTGGACGAGGCGCTGCGGCTCTGCGAGGCCGGCGCCACCTCCAAGGTCGTCACGGCCACCGTCGGTCCCGCGCAGGCCGCCGACACGCTCTGCACCGCACTGACCATGGGCGCCGACCACGCCGTCCACGTCCTCcatgaccccgaccccgaccccgcccGCCCGCTCCTCCCGCTTGTCGTCGCCAAGATCATCCGCGCCCTCACGCTACAGGAGACCCCCGGCCTCCTCATCCTCGGCAAGCAGGTTCTCAGATCGGCCTCAATTCA AGTGCTCCCTCTAGGTGAAGTGGCCCACCGCAGCGCCAAGGGATTCGTCTCCGAGGACGAGTTCCTCTCCATCCCGGAGTTCTCCACCAACCGCTCTCCCAG GTTGCTACGTATGGTTGATGGATTGAACTTCAAGGAATTTGTTTCTTTTCTCTCTACCTTCAGCGCAAGGGCCAGCCTTCAGCAAAAGATTGAGT TGAGATTTAAGGTGTATGACATTTATGGCAAGGGGAAAGTATCCTTCAAGGACCTGGTACAGATTTTACGTGACCTAACAGGCTCATCCATGTCAGAGAAACAAAGAGAG GTCAGGCTCACGTTTCGTGGCTGA